In Archocentrus centrarchus isolate MPI-CPG fArcCen1 chromosome 22, fArcCen1, whole genome shotgun sequence, one DNA window encodes the following:
- the trmt61a gene encoding tRNA (adenine(58)-N(1))-methyltransferase catalytic subunit TRMT61A isoform X3, translating to MSFVEYSDFIQDGDVAIIYLNHNNVMPVKVQQGAQTQTRYGVIRHSTDLIGQRYGSKVTCSKGWVHVLHPTPELWTVALPHRTQILYTTDIAFITMMLELKPGSIVCESGTGSGSLSHAILRSIAPTGHLHTVEFHQQRAEKVAEEFTEHRVDHLVTVRNQDVCKDGFGVTGVADAVFLDIPSPWDAVRHAKAAMKKQGGRLCSFSPCIEQVQKTCEVLGDQGFEDISTTEVLLREHEVRTVSLPLPDFGPDPDTVGEAPPSAAPNHASITLKTTTLPREMPGHTGYLTFATKPRT from the exons ATGAGTTTTGTGGAGTACTCAGACTTCATTCAAGATGGGGATGTTGCCATCATTTACCTGAACCACAACAATGTAATGCCTGTCAAGGTGCAGCAGGGTGCCCAGACACAGACTCGCTACGGAGTCATTCGCCACTCCACAGACCTGATTGGTCAGCGTTATGGGTCAAAGGTGACCTGCAGCAAAGGGTGGGTCCATGTTCTCCATCCCACGCCAGAGCTGTGGACAGTTGCCCTGCCACACCGCACACAGATCCTCTACACCACCGACATCGCCTTCATTACCATGATGCTGGAGCTGAAGCCAGGCTCCATCGTGTGCGAGTCAG GTACAGGGAGTGGCTCCCTCTCCCACGCCATCCTCCGCAGCATTGCCCCTACGGGTCACCTCCACACAGTGGAGTTCCACCAGCAGCGAGCAGAGAAGGTGGCCGAAGAATTTACGGAGCATCGTGTGGATCATCTGGTCACCGTCAGGAACCAGGATGTGTGCAAGGATGGGTTCGGGGTGACGGGGGTTGCAGACGCCGTTTTCCTTGACATCCCCAGCCCGTGGGATGCAGTGAGACATGCTAAAGCTGCCATGAAAAAGCAAG GTGGTCGGCTGTGCTCCTTCTCTCCTTGCATAGAGCAGGTCCAGAAGACATGCGAGGTGTTGGGGGATCAGGGCTTCGAAGACATCAGCACCACGGAGGTGCTCCTGAGAGAGCACGAAGTCCGAACCGTCTCTCTACCTCTGCCCGACTTCGGCCCTGATCCCGACACCGTGGGGGAGGCGCCTCCCAGTGCCGCTCCAAACCACGCCTCCATCACACTGAAGACCACCACACTACCTAGAGAGATGCCCGGCCACACGGGGTACCTTACGTTTGCTACCAAACCAAGAACCTAA
- the trmt61a gene encoding tRNA (adenine(58)-N(1))-methyltransferase catalytic subunit TRMT61A isoform X1: protein MERVAVLTMSFVEYSDFIQDGDVAIIYLNHNNVMPVKVQQGAQTQTRYGVIRHSTDLIGQRYGSKVTCSKGWVHVLHPTPELWTVALPHRTQILYTTDIAFITMMLELKPGSIVCESGTGSGSLSHAILRSIAPTGHLHTVEFHQQRAEKVAEEFTEHRVDHLVTVRNQDVCKDGFGVTGVADAVFLDIPSPWDAVRHAKAAMKKQGGRLCSFSPCIEQVQKTCEVLGDQGFEDISTTEVLLREHEVRTVSLPLPDFGPDPDTVGEAPPSAAPNHASITLKTTTLPREMPGHTGYLTFATKPRT from the exons ATGGAGAG AGTGGCTGTGCTCACGATGAGTTTTGTGGAGTACTCAGACTTCATTCAAGATGGGGATGTTGCCATCATTTACCTGAACCACAACAATGTAATGCCTGTCAAGGTGCAGCAGGGTGCCCAGACACAGACTCGCTACGGAGTCATTCGCCACTCCACAGACCTGATTGGTCAGCGTTATGGGTCAAAGGTGACCTGCAGCAAAGGGTGGGTCCATGTTCTCCATCCCACGCCAGAGCTGTGGACAGTTGCCCTGCCACACCGCACACAGATCCTCTACACCACCGACATCGCCTTCATTACCATGATGCTGGAGCTGAAGCCAGGCTCCATCGTGTGCGAGTCAG GTACAGGGAGTGGCTCCCTCTCCCACGCCATCCTCCGCAGCATTGCCCCTACGGGTCACCTCCACACAGTGGAGTTCCACCAGCAGCGAGCAGAGAAGGTGGCCGAAGAATTTACGGAGCATCGTGTGGATCATCTGGTCACCGTCAGGAACCAGGATGTGTGCAAGGATGGGTTCGGGGTGACGGGGGTTGCAGACGCCGTTTTCCTTGACATCCCCAGCCCGTGGGATGCAGTGAGACATGCTAAAGCTGCCATGAAAAAGCAAG GTGGTCGGCTGTGCTCCTTCTCTCCTTGCATAGAGCAGGTCCAGAAGACATGCGAGGTGTTGGGGGATCAGGGCTTCGAAGACATCAGCACCACGGAGGTGCTCCTGAGAGAGCACGAAGTCCGAACCGTCTCTCTACCTCTGCCCGACTTCGGCCCTGATCCCGACACCGTGGGGGAGGCGCCTCCCAGTGCCGCTCCAAACCACGCCTCCATCACACTGAAGACCACCACACTACCTAGAGAGATGCCCGGCCACACGGGGTACCTTACGTTTGCTACCAAACCAAGAACCTAA
- the trmt61a gene encoding tRNA (adenine(58)-N(1))-methyltransferase catalytic subunit TRMT61A isoform X2, which produces MLVAVLTMSFVEYSDFIQDGDVAIIYLNHNNVMPVKVQQGAQTQTRYGVIRHSTDLIGQRYGSKVTCSKGWVHVLHPTPELWTVALPHRTQILYTTDIAFITMMLELKPGSIVCESGTGSGSLSHAILRSIAPTGHLHTVEFHQQRAEKVAEEFTEHRVDHLVTVRNQDVCKDGFGVTGVADAVFLDIPSPWDAVRHAKAAMKKQGGRLCSFSPCIEQVQKTCEVLGDQGFEDISTTEVLLREHEVRTVSLPLPDFGPDPDTVGEAPPSAAPNHASITLKTTTLPREMPGHTGYLTFATKPRT; this is translated from the exons ATGTT AGTGGCTGTGCTCACGATGAGTTTTGTGGAGTACTCAGACTTCATTCAAGATGGGGATGTTGCCATCATTTACCTGAACCACAACAATGTAATGCCTGTCAAGGTGCAGCAGGGTGCCCAGACACAGACTCGCTACGGAGTCATTCGCCACTCCACAGACCTGATTGGTCAGCGTTATGGGTCAAAGGTGACCTGCAGCAAAGGGTGGGTCCATGTTCTCCATCCCACGCCAGAGCTGTGGACAGTTGCCCTGCCACACCGCACACAGATCCTCTACACCACCGACATCGCCTTCATTACCATGATGCTGGAGCTGAAGCCAGGCTCCATCGTGTGCGAGTCAG GTACAGGGAGTGGCTCCCTCTCCCACGCCATCCTCCGCAGCATTGCCCCTACGGGTCACCTCCACACAGTGGAGTTCCACCAGCAGCGAGCAGAGAAGGTGGCCGAAGAATTTACGGAGCATCGTGTGGATCATCTGGTCACCGTCAGGAACCAGGATGTGTGCAAGGATGGGTTCGGGGTGACGGGGGTTGCAGACGCCGTTTTCCTTGACATCCCCAGCCCGTGGGATGCAGTGAGACATGCTAAAGCTGCCATGAAAAAGCAAG GTGGTCGGCTGTGCTCCTTCTCTCCTTGCATAGAGCAGGTCCAGAAGACATGCGAGGTGTTGGGGGATCAGGGCTTCGAAGACATCAGCACCACGGAGGTGCTCCTGAGAGAGCACGAAGTCCGAACCGTCTCTCTACCTCTGCCCGACTTCGGCCCTGATCCCGACACCGTGGGGGAGGCGCCTCCCAGTGCCGCTCCAAACCACGCCTCCATCACACTGAAGACCACCACACTACCTAGAGAGATGCCCGGCCACACGGGGTACCTTACGTTTGCTACCAAACCAAGAACCTAA